The proteins below are encoded in one region of Campylobacter rectus:
- a CDS encoding adenylosuccinate synthase yields MSKADVIVGVQWGDEGKGKIVDLLSGDYDMVCRCQGGHNAGHTIVVEGKKIALHQVPSGILHKNIINIIGNGVVLCPAAIIEELKQFGDVSGRLFISDKAHLNLPYHAQIDQAKEKAKGAHAIGTTGKGIGPAYSDKISRSGHRVGELKNPEKLCDAILADFAANKAFLDVLGVKAPAREELLGELKSYEAALGKFIVDTTHMVWEAIDADKKILLEGAQGTLLDIDHGTYPFVTSSNTVTAGSCSGIGLSPKNVGDVIGIIKAYTTRVGNGTFPTEDMGEDGEKIRDIGREYGATTGRPRRTGWFDAVGVRYAARLDGVDKFALMKLDVLDGFKKVKICKAYEKNGKIIEYFPSDLEGVKPVYEELEGWDKVEGVRKFDDLPANAKAFIKRIEEITGVKVGIVSTSPEREDTIVR; encoded by the coding sequence ATGAGCAAGGCTGACGTGATAGTGGGCGTGCAGTGGGGAGACGAAGGCAAGGGCAAGATCGTAGATCTGCTAAGCGGCGACTACGATATGGTGTGCAGGTGCCAAGGCGGGCACAACGCGGGCCACACGATCGTCGTGGAGGGTAAGAAAATCGCGCTGCATCAGGTTCCTTCGGGCATACTTCATAAAAATATAATCAACATCATCGGCAACGGCGTTGTGCTCTGTCCGGCCGCGATAATCGAAGAACTAAAGCAGTTTGGAGACGTCTCGGGGCGGTTATTTATCAGCGACAAGGCGCATTTAAATTTGCCTTATCACGCGCAAATCGACCAAGCCAAAGAAAAGGCCAAAGGCGCACACGCTATCGGCACGACCGGCAAGGGCATAGGGCCTGCGTATAGCGACAAAATCAGCCGCAGCGGACACCGCGTAGGGGAGCTAAAAAATCCCGAAAAGCTTTGCGACGCGATCTTAGCCGATTTTGCGGCAAATAAAGCGTTTTTAGACGTTTTGGGCGTCAAAGCGCCTGCGCGCGAGGAGCTTTTGGGCGAGCTAAAGAGCTACGAGGCTGCGCTGGGTAAATTTATCGTAGATACCACGCATATGGTGTGGGAAGCCATAGACGCGGATAAGAAAATTTTACTCGAGGGTGCGCAGGGCACGCTGCTAGACATCGATCACGGCACGTATCCTTTCGTAACCAGCTCAAACACCGTAACCGCAGGCAGCTGCAGCGGTATCGGACTAAGCCCTAAAAACGTCGGCGACGTAATCGGCATCATCAAAGCCTACACCACGCGCGTTGGCAACGGCACTTTCCCGACCGAGGATATGGGCGAGGACGGCGAAAAGATACGCGATATCGGACGCGAATACGGCGCTACGACTGGCAGACCGCGCCGCACGGGTTGGTTTGACGCAGTCGGAGTGAGATACGCAGCGAGGCTTGACGGCGTGGATAAATTTGCGCTGATGAAGCTTGACGTTTTAGACGGCTTTAAAAAGGTAAAAATCTGCAAAGCCTACGAGAAAAACGGCAAGATAATCGAGTATTTCCCAAGCGATTTGGAGGGCGTAAAACCGGTTTACGAGGAGCTTGAGGGCTGGGATAAGGTAGAAGGGGTGCGCAAATTTGACGATCTACCCGCAAATGCCAAGGCTTTTATCAAACGCATCGAGGAGATCACGGGCGTAAAGGTCGGCATAGTATCTACTAGCCC